In the genome of Kitasatospora cathayae, one region contains:
- a CDS encoding cupin domain-containing protein, with product MSLVDVKEEAAQLPDAWRSVVLGRVGTAAVKVLRMDGRELEAEVHGTAEVLFVADGVLELEVEGEGLTVGAGKLCRIPAGARHAVRAGSRGTLLIVEVAEGE from the coding sequence ATGAGCTTGGTGGACGTGAAGGAAGAAGCGGCCCAACTGCCCGACGCCTGGCGCTCGGTGGTGCTGGGGAGGGTCGGGACGGCGGCGGTGAAGGTACTGCGGATGGACGGCCGGGAGCTGGAGGCGGAGGTGCACGGGACGGCGGAGGTGCTGTTCGTTGCCGACGGCGTCCTGGAGCTGGAGGTGGAGGGAGAGGGGCTGACGGTCGGCGCCGGCAAGCTGTGCCGGATCCCGGCGGGCGCCCGCCACGCGGTGCGGGCGGGCAGCCGGGGGACGCTGCTGATAGTGGAGGTCGCGGAGGGGGAGTGA
- a CDS encoding HAD family hydrolase: MIDPIELVIFDCDGVLVDSEVIAVRVLVQLGEEFGWPLTEAEVIERFVGRSEAANHAVVAERLGEEAATLFDKRFRELHAEAVDAGLTPVDGLVEALDAIRLPTCVASSGSHEKMRHTLGRTGLYGRFEGRIFSATEVGRGKPAPDLFLHAARSMGVDPARCLVVEDSGPGVQAARAAGMRALGYAGGVTAAERLAGPGTVVFDDMRELPALIAAYQG, encoded by the coding sequence ATGATCGACCCGATAGAGCTGGTGATATTCGACTGCGACGGCGTCCTTGTGGACAGCGAGGTGATCGCCGTCCGCGTCCTGGTGCAGCTGGGGGAGGAGTTCGGCTGGCCGCTGACCGAGGCCGAGGTGATCGAGCGGTTCGTCGGGCGGTCCGAGGCGGCCAACCACGCGGTGGTCGCCGAGCGGCTCGGTGAGGAGGCCGCGACGCTGTTCGACAAGCGCTTCCGGGAGCTGCACGCCGAGGCCGTGGACGCCGGGTTGACACCGGTGGACGGGCTGGTGGAGGCGCTGGACGCGATCCGGCTCCCCACGTGTGTGGCGTCCAGCGGCAGCCACGAGAAGATGCGCCACACCCTGGGCCGTACCGGACTGTACGGCCGCTTCGAGGGCCGGATCTTCAGCGCCACCGAGGTCGGGCGCGGCAAGCCCGCGCCCGACCTCTTCCTGCACGCCGCCCGCAGCATGGGCGTCGACCCGGCCCGCTGCCTCGTGGTCGAGGACAGCGGGCCCGGCGTGCAGGCCGCCCGCGCTGCCGGGATGCGGGCGCTCGGCTACGCGGGCGGCGTGACGGCGGCGGAGCGGCTGGCGGGCCCGGGCACGGTCGTCTTCGACGACATGCGCGAACTGCCCGCCCTGATCGCCGCCTACCAGGGGTAG
- a CDS encoding GNAT family N-acetyltransferase yields the protein MEEFRNLGDVREAAAGDGHLLWAAQGRPDGRLGSGVRAWRHGSALAVASPDLSRRDRLAINGDPDDAAHLVRHLLGELAPTYRPVGDAPLINALIDRIPGLTPLREFFWMETSTVPDSPAAGVEWLDEVAVKEAASLFDRFFPDSFARPDDGGAHRWAGIVDSPGNGAPPEPLAVAADVWAAADCGFLAGVCTHPPPADAGWRGSSAVSSSGSWCAGTGVPP from the coding sequence ATGGAAGAATTCAGAAACCTCGGGGACGTCCGGGAAGCCGCCGCCGGGGACGGGCACCTGCTGTGGGCGGCCCAGGGACGACCCGACGGCCGGCTGGGTTCCGGCGTACGAGCCTGGCGGCACGGATCGGCCCTCGCGGTGGCGAGCCCCGACCTCTCCCGGCGGGACCGGCTGGCGATCAACGGCGATCCCGATGACGCCGCGCACCTGGTGCGACACCTGCTGGGCGAACTCGCACCGACCTACCGGCCCGTCGGCGACGCGCCGTTGATCAACGCGCTGATCGACCGCATCCCCGGCCTGACACCTCTCCGCGAGTTCTTCTGGATGGAGACCTCGACCGTCCCCGACTCCCCCGCCGCCGGGGTGGAGTGGCTGGACGAGGTGGCGGTGAAGGAGGCAGCCTCGCTGTTCGACCGATTCTTCCCCGACTCCTTCGCCCGACCGGACGACGGCGGCGCACACCGCTGGGCCGGAATCGTCGACTCCCCCGGGAACGGCGCCCCACCGGAACCCCTGGCCGTGGCGGCCGACGTCTGGGCGGCCGCCGACTGCGGCTTCCTGGCCGGGGTGTGCACCCACCCGCCGCCCGCGGACGCGGGCTGGCGCGGGTCGTCTGCGGTTTCGTCCTCGGGGAGTTGGTGCGCCGGCACGGGCGTGCCGCCCTGA
- a CDS encoding helix-turn-helix domain-containing protein, producing MTALPGVDMAGFRVRGGSPIDLRAVPHPAVTVAVEFGDRPFDIHGAVGRTRSESLIAGLGFSAFQVCAEDVECVQIRLSPLVAHPVLGLPLAELRGSVIALDDLWGRAAPRLRERLHHARTWLERFALIDTELMTRFHAGREVDPEVAWACRRIVASHGQARVSELAGRLGWSRQRTWSRFGSQIGLAPKRAAMLVRFDHAIHRLVRGDTPAQVAAGGGYADQSHLHHDVRAFTGTTPAAAAHEPWLAADDRAWPARDGAERTFGY from the coding sequence GTGACCGCGCTGCCCGGTGTCGACATGGCCGGGTTCCGCGTTCGCGGTGGCAGCCCGATCGACCTACGAGCCGTTCCTCACCCAGCCGTCACCGTGGCTGTCGAGTTCGGTGACCGCCCGTTCGACATCCACGGCGCGGTCGGCCGAACGCGGTCGGAGAGCCTGATCGCCGGGCTCGGCTTCAGCGCCTTCCAGGTGTGCGCCGAGGACGTCGAGTGTGTGCAGATACGCTTGTCTCCGCTCGTCGCGCACCCCGTACTCGGACTCCCGCTCGCGGAGTTGCGCGGGAGCGTCATCGCGCTCGACGACCTGTGGGGTCGTGCCGCGCCGCGCCTGCGGGAGCGGCTTCACCATGCGCGAACCTGGCTGGAGCGTTTCGCGCTGATCGACACCGAACTGATGACCCGGTTCCATGCGGGCAGGGAGGTCGATCCCGAAGTGGCCTGGGCCTGCCGCCGGATCGTCGCCAGTCACGGACAGGCCCGCGTGAGCGAGCTCGCGGGCCGGCTCGGTTGGAGCCGGCAGCGCACGTGGTCACGCTTCGGTTCGCAGATCGGCCTGGCGCCCAAACGCGCCGCCATGCTGGTCCGCTTCGATCACGCCATCCATCGCCTGGTCCGCGGAGACACCCCCGCGCAGGTGGCCGCGGGCGGCGGCTATGCCGACCAGTCCCACCTCCACCACGACGTCCGCGCGTTCACCGGGACAACTCCCGCCGCCGCCGCGCACGAGCCATGGCTGGCCGCCGATGACAGAGCCTGGCCGGCGCGCGACGGCGCGGAGCGCACGTTCGGGTACTGA
- a CDS encoding helix-turn-helix domain-containing protein: protein MAGTTGPTVRRRQLGAELRRRREEAGLSHEEVAEALSGMSQPKLSRIENGRGATKVDDVRRLLALYKCEDTDLISALVDMAKNGSQRGMWWQSYGAHISPELGDLITLEASASSVRTYEGAFIPGLLQTPAYAREIIRKISMRPDVNVEALVDVRMARQGALTRSEPLTLWAVIHEAAIRSGVGGPAVMAEQLSRLIDRTSQSNINIQVMPIGAPAHHGMGGAFTILGFPQRQDLDVVMVDGSLSNLWVEEVTDVEIYGAKFDAIRADALGFDDSLAIITDQRDKLT from the coding sequence ATGGCCGGAACAACAGGTCCAACGGTTCGACGGAGGCAACTCGGAGCCGAGCTGCGCCGCAGGAGAGAGGAAGCCGGCCTCTCGCACGAAGAAGTCGCCGAAGCGCTGAGCGGCATGAGCCAGCCGAAGCTGTCCCGCATCGAGAACGGCCGTGGCGCCACCAAGGTGGATGACGTCCGGCGACTCCTCGCGCTGTACAAGTGCGAGGACACCGATCTGATTTCAGCACTGGTCGACATGGCCAAGAACGGCTCGCAGCGCGGCATGTGGTGGCAGAGCTACGGCGCTCACATCAGCCCCGAACTCGGCGATCTGATCACCCTTGAGGCCAGCGCCTCGTCTGTTCGCACATATGAAGGCGCTTTCATCCCCGGACTTCTGCAGACTCCTGCATACGCACGCGAGATCATCAGGAAGATCAGCATGCGGCCCGACGTCAACGTCGAGGCGCTGGTCGATGTACGCATGGCCCGACAAGGCGCACTCACCCGATCCGAGCCCCTCACCCTCTGGGCCGTCATCCACGAGGCAGCCATCCGGTCCGGCGTCGGCGGGCCCGCTGTCATGGCCGAACAGCTGTCGCGCCTGATTGATCGAACCTCCCAGTCGAACATCAACATCCAGGTTATGCCGATCGGCGCACCGGCTCACCACGGAATGGGTGGCGCCTTCACCATCCTCGGCTTCCCGCAGCGCCAGGACCTCGATGTCGTCATGGTGGACGGCTCGTTGAGCAACCTCTGGGTCGAAGAGGTCACCGACGTAGAAATCTACGGGGCGAAGTTCGACGCGATCAGGGCCGATGCCCTCGGATTCGACGACTCGCTCGCCATCATCACTGACCAGAGAGACAAGCTCACATGA
- a CDS encoding DUF397 domain-containing protein codes for MTFHPNAAALNLTWRKSSRSNDSGNCVEFAMLEETPTFKKSSYSGGNQNCVEYALLPDAVAVRDSKNPSGPALGFGRAAHASFIRAVAVGEFDFGLL; via the coding sequence ATGACGTTCCACCCCAACGCCGCTGCCCTAAACCTCACTTGGCGCAAGTCATCGCGCAGCAACGACTCCGGCAACTGCGTCGAATTCGCCATGCTGGAAGAGACACCGACCTTCAAGAAGTCGTCGTACAGCGGCGGCAACCAGAACTGTGTCGAGTACGCGCTCCTTCCCGATGCGGTCGCGGTCCGAGACAGCAAGAACCCTTCCGGCCCTGCCCTGGGCTTCGGCCGCGCGGCACACGCCTCGTTCATTCGCGCCGTCGCCGTAGGGGAGTTCGACTTCGGGCTGCTCTAG
- a CDS encoding aminoglycoside phosphotransferase family protein produces MPQKMHADELDIDEMLVRRMVADQFPQWAGLPVELVDSAGTSNAMYRLGTDLVMRIPRIPGAAEDIAKEHTWLRRLAPELPVAVPVPVGLGEPVDGFPWRWSVLRWLEGANPVAGRFDQPELLAADLASFVTAMHRVDPVDGPASYRSETLTARDEAVRRAVAALAGTVDAGSVTALWRTAVAAPEHPGPPVWIHADLQPGNLLVDDAGRLSAVIDFGCAGLGDPAVDLITAWYVLPAAMRGAFRTAVGADDAQWERGRGWALSVALMELSYYRESNPRMADTARYVIGELLADHAGNV; encoded by the coding sequence ATGCCCCAGAAGATGCACGCGGACGAACTGGACATCGACGAGATGCTGGTCCGCCGGATGGTCGCAGACCAGTTCCCGCAATGGGCCGGTCTACCCGTCGAGTTGGTGGATTCGGCGGGCACCAGTAACGCGATGTACCGGCTGGGTACGGACCTGGTGATGCGGATCCCGCGCATCCCGGGAGCGGCCGAGGACATCGCGAAGGAGCACACCTGGCTGCGCCGCCTGGCGCCCGAACTCCCGGTCGCGGTACCGGTGCCGGTGGGCCTGGGCGAGCCGGTGGACGGATTCCCCTGGCGGTGGTCGGTGCTTCGCTGGCTCGAAGGGGCCAACCCGGTCGCCGGACGTTTCGACCAACCCGAGCTGCTGGCCGCCGACTTGGCGTCCTTCGTGACCGCGATGCACCGGGTGGATCCGGTGGACGGTCCGGCCTCCTACCGCAGTGAGACGCTGACGGCGCGGGACGAGGCGGTCCGGCGGGCGGTCGCGGCGCTGGCGGGCACGGTCGACGCCGGGTCGGTAACAGCTCTGTGGCGAACCGCAGTTGCGGCGCCGGAACACCCCGGACCACCGGTCTGGATCCACGCCGACCTCCAGCCCGGCAACCTGCTGGTCGACGACGCCGGACGGCTCAGCGCCGTCATCGACTTCGGCTGCGCGGGCCTCGGCGACCCGGCCGTGGACCTGATCACCGCCTGGTACGTGCTCCCCGCCGCCATGCGCGGCGCCTTCCGTACGGCCGTCGGCGCCGATGACGCACAGTGGGAGCGGGGGCGGGGATGGGCGCTGTCCGTGGCGTTGATGGAGCTGTCCTACTACCGCGAGAGCAACCCGCGGATGGCGGACACCGCCCGGTACGTGATCGGCGAGCTGCTCGCCGATCACGCCGGGAACGTCTGA
- a CDS encoding helix-turn-helix transcriptional regulator: protein MEHVDRAELAAFLRRWRARIQPADVGLPAGGRRRTPGLRRQEVAQLAGMSVEYYIRLEQGRGPRPSRQMIGAISRALRLSEDETAHLHHLVGEPPLPPSVMSRDVRPGILHLLDRLDDTPALVCSAARDVLAWNPMAAALLGDFSAVPPGERNLTWRFFTDPESRARYDPDGAARFALRVVADLRAATARYPADSGLRTLVERLHAASAEFRELWARQDVEIRQSTHKRILHPVVGPLDLDCEALHDPHRDQWTIFFTAAPGTPSHSALRLLKVVGSQDLAVRG from the coding sequence GTGGAACACGTGGACCGGGCGGAGCTGGCCGCCTTCCTGCGGCGCTGGCGCGCCCGCATCCAGCCCGCCGACGTCGGCCTGCCGGCCGGTGGCCGGCGCCGCACGCCGGGCCTGCGCCGCCAGGAGGTCGCGCAGCTCGCCGGCATGTCGGTGGAGTACTACATCCGGCTCGAACAGGGCCGCGGCCCGCGCCCGTCCCGGCAGATGATCGGCGCGATCAGCCGGGCCCTGCGGCTCTCCGAAGACGAGACCGCCCACCTGCACCACCTGGTCGGTGAGCCGCCGCTGCCGCCCAGCGTGATGTCCCGCGACGTACGGCCCGGCATCCTGCACCTGCTCGACCGGCTGGACGACACCCCGGCCCTGGTCTGCAGCGCCGCCCGCGACGTTCTCGCCTGGAACCCCATGGCGGCCGCCCTGCTCGGCGACTTCTCCGCCGTGCCGCCCGGCGAGCGCAACCTCACCTGGCGCTTCTTCACCGACCCGGAGTCACGCGCCCGCTACGACCCGGACGGCGCGGCCCGCTTCGCCCTCCGCGTGGTCGCCGACCTGCGGGCCGCCACCGCCCGCTACCCCGCCGACAGCGGCCTGCGCACCCTGGTCGAGCGGCTGCACGCGGCCAGCGCCGAGTTCCGCGAACTGTGGGCCCGGCAGGACGTCGAGATCCGCCAGTCGACCCACAAGCGCATCCTCCACCCGGTGGTCGGCCCGCTCGACCTCGACTGCGAGGCCCTGCACGATCCGCACCGGGACCAGTGGACGATCTTCTTCACCGCCGCGCCCGGCACCCCCTCGCACTCGGCGCTGCGGCTGCTCAAGGTGGTGGGGAGTCAGGACCTCGCGGTGCGCGGGTGA
- a CDS encoding SDR family NAD(P)-dependent oxidoreductase: protein MTTNRIILITGANKGIGLATAGELARAGHTVLLGARDPERGAAAADSLTGQGLDARYVRLDVTDPATIAAAAELIAAEYGRLDTLVNNAGITRDFGTTPDQLPVEDLRETYETNVFGAVAVINAMLPLLRKSAAGLIGNVSSGLGSFSFLADPDSPIWDHANLLGYNTSKVALNAVTLVYARTLRAEGIKVSSLEPGHCVTDLSHHSGPSSVEEGGRRIARQLGEALAGPSGQFVHPDGGRYPW from the coding sequence ATGACGACCAACCGCATCATCCTGATCACCGGCGCCAACAAGGGCATCGGCCTGGCCACCGCCGGCGAACTCGCCCGCGCCGGACACACCGTGCTGCTCGGCGCCCGCGACCCCGAGCGGGGCGCCGCGGCGGCCGACTCCCTCACCGGGCAGGGCCTGGACGCCCGCTACGTCCGCCTGGACGTCACCGACCCGGCGACCATCGCCGCCGCGGCCGAACTGATCGCCGCCGAGTACGGCCGGCTGGACACCCTGGTCAACAACGCTGGCATCACCCGGGACTTCGGGACCACCCCGGACCAGCTGCCCGTCGAGGACCTGCGCGAGACCTACGAGACCAATGTGTTCGGCGCCGTCGCCGTCATCAACGCCATGCTGCCGCTGCTGCGCAAGTCGGCGGCCGGACTGATCGGCAACGTCTCCAGCGGCCTCGGCAGCTTCTCCTTCCTCGCCGACCCGGACTCGCCGATCTGGGACCACGCGAACCTGCTCGGCTACAACACCTCCAAGGTCGCGCTCAACGCCGTCACCCTGGTCTACGCCCGCACCCTGCGCGCCGAGGGCATCAAGGTCAGCTCGCTGGAGCCGGGCCACTGCGTGACCGACCTCAGCCACCACTCCGGGCCGTCCAGCGTCGAGGAGGGCGGCCGCCGGATCGCCCGGCAGCTGGGCGAGGCCCTGGCCGGGCCCAGCGGCCAGTTCGTCCACCCCGACGGCGGCCGCTACCCCTGGTAG
- a CDS encoding NAD(P)-binding domain-containing protein, whose amino-acid sequence MERIGIIGVGEIGRALVVGLCDGIEEPPELFLSPRGAGTAAELCERYPTVRVCADNQEVLDRSDVVVIAVRPQDRGEALAALRVRRDCVVVSLMAGTGIDELRRTLGTDAPLVRAIPLPAVRERHSVTVTCPSHPVVDALFDRLGGALPVADEAAFDVFSALTGTLTAHYQYLATLTEWAARHGVPPEAADRYVRGLFQGVERALGDDTRSLRQLARDHETPGGLNERIRTTWFDAANSEALTEALDALLVDLREAG is encoded by the coding sequence GTGGAACGCATCGGGATCATCGGTGTGGGCGAGATCGGCCGGGCCCTCGTGGTCGGTCTGTGCGACGGCATCGAGGAGCCCCCGGAGCTGTTCCTCTCGCCGCGCGGGGCGGGTACGGCGGCCGAGCTGTGCGAGCGGTACCCGACCGTACGGGTGTGCGCCGACAACCAGGAGGTGCTGGACCGCTCCGACGTGGTGGTCATCGCCGTCCGGCCCCAGGACCGCGGCGAGGCCCTCGCCGCGCTCCGGGTCCGCCGTGACTGCGTGGTGGTCAGCCTGATGGCCGGCACCGGGATCGACGAACTGCGCCGGACGCTCGGCACCGACGCCCCGCTGGTGCGCGCCATCCCGCTGCCCGCGGTGCGTGAGCGCCACTCCGTCACCGTCACCTGCCCCTCCCACCCGGTGGTGGACGCCCTCTTCGACCGCCTCGGCGGTGCCCTCCCCGTCGCGGACGAGGCGGCCTTCGACGTCTTCTCCGCACTGACCGGCACCCTGACCGCCCACTACCAGTACCTGGCCACGCTCACCGAATGGGCCGCCCGGCACGGAGTTCCGCCCGAGGCCGCGGACCGCTACGTGCGCGGCCTGTTCCAGGGCGTCGAGCGTGCGTTGGGCGACGACACCCGTTCCCTGCGGCAGCTCGCACGCGACCACGAGACACCCGGCGGCCTCAACGAGCGCATCCGCACCACGTGGTTCGACGCGGCCAACTCCGAGGCCCTGACCGAGGCGCTCGACGCACTGCTCGTCGATCTCCGTGAGGCCGGGTAA
- a CDS encoding alpha/beta fold hydrolase, producing MTYRSLTATDEASSAYLKERPIPDRLAGLGLPTLVLFGSQDHRWRPSSAQDYRQVPHARIEILDGVGHSPMLEDPDTTGTLLHGFAVETAPH from the coding sequence ATGACCTACCGCAGCCTCACCGCGACCGACGAGGCGTCCAGCGCGTACCTGAAGGAACGACCCATCCCCGACCGGCTCGCCGGCCTCGGCCTGCCGACCCTGGTGCTCTTCGGCTCCCAGGACCACCGCTGGCGTCCCTCCTCGGCCCAGGACTATCGCCAAGTCCCCCACGCCCGCATCGAGATCCTCGACGGAGTCGGTCACTCCCCCATGCTCGAGGACCCCGACACCACCGGAACCCTCCTCCACGGCTTCGCCGTCGAAACCGCGCCACACTGA
- a CDS encoding WXG100 family type VII secretion target, which produces MTDLDFERKMNPWLFDKSGNLTEDAKKQFPDLAAAAAGAASPGWEPTPTHVSAAGTTVRVSPDALRKASGNASTLNTNFDKACKEVWKDQPGATQGMSKSWKIVGALSTAQDVWAAQAQATGGLLGRIASVLSINAEQYAQTDQANANNFPTP; this is translated from the coding sequence GTGACTGACCTGGATTTCGAACGCAAGATGAATCCGTGGCTCTTCGACAAGTCGGGGAACCTGACAGAAGACGCGAAGAAGCAGTTCCCGGACCTCGCCGCCGCCGCGGCCGGTGCGGCGTCCCCGGGGTGGGAGCCGACACCGACACACGTGTCGGCCGCCGGTACGACGGTGAGGGTGAGCCCGGACGCGCTGCGGAAGGCGTCGGGCAATGCGAGCACCCTCAACACCAACTTCGACAAGGCCTGCAAGGAGGTCTGGAAGGACCAGCCGGGCGCCACCCAGGGCATGTCCAAGAGCTGGAAGATCGTCGGCGCCCTGTCCACCGCGCAGGACGTGTGGGCCGCGCAGGCGCAGGCCACCGGGGGACTGCTCGGGCGCATCGCCAGCGTGCTCTCCATCAACGCCGAGCAGTACGCGCAGACCGACCAGGCGAACGCCAACAACTTCCCCACTCCCTGA